Proteins from a single region of Primulina tabacum isolate GXHZ01 chromosome 5, ASM2559414v2, whole genome shotgun sequence:
- the LOC142545878 gene encoding two-component response regulator ARR17-like isoform X2, with protein sequence MGDSEIEICRNIGDQKKQRQDLHVLAVDDSRLDRKLLERLLTVSSYQVTFVDSGDKALEYLGLIDNIDEENQYQTSSSSPKSSLHDKVSKINLIMTDYSMPGISGFDLLKKVKDSFWRDIPVVIMSSENLPSRINMCLEGGAEDFLLKPVKLSDLRKLHSHLLNSHCQKQDKDSIKYKENTTLLETRPLPVLSMN encoded by the exons ATGGGAGATTCAGAAATTGAAATATGCAGAAATATTGGAGATCAAAAGAAGCAACGTCAAGATTTACACGTATTGGCTGTTGATGACAGTCGTCTTGACAGAAAGCTCCTTGAGAGGCTCCTCACTGTTTCTTCATACCAAG TTACATTTGTGGATTCTGGTGATAAGGCTCTAGAATACTTGGGATTGATTGATAATATTGATGAAGAGAATCAGTATCAAACGTCATCGTCTTCGCCCAAGTCATCTCTGCACGACAAG GTATCAAAAATTAACTTGATCATGACAGATTATAGCATGCCAGGCATCAGCGGTTTTGATTTGCTGAAAAAAGTCAAG GATTCATTTTGGAGAGACATCCCGGTTGTAATTATGTCATCTGAGAATTTaccatcaagaataaatat GTGCTTGGAAGGAGGTGCAGAAGATTTCCTGTTGAAACCTGTAAAATTATCCGATTTAAGGAAACTTCACTCACATCTCCTCAATTCTCATTGCCAAAAACAAGACAAAGATAGCATCAAGTACAAGGAGAACACCACGCTATTGGAGACAAGACCTCTCCCTGTCCTGTCCATGAATTAA
- the LOC142545878 gene encoding two-component response regulator ARR17-like isoform X1: MGDSEIEICRNIGDQKKQRQDLHVLAVDDSRLDRKLLERLLTVSSYQVTFVDSGDKALEYLGLIDNIDEENQYQTSSSSPKSSLHDKLQVSKINLIMTDYSMPGISGFDLLKKVKDSFWRDIPVVIMSSENLPSRINMCLEGGAEDFLLKPVKLSDLRKLHSHLLNSHCQKQDKDSIKYKENTTLLETRPLPVLSMN; this comes from the exons ATGGGAGATTCAGAAATTGAAATATGCAGAAATATTGGAGATCAAAAGAAGCAACGTCAAGATTTACACGTATTGGCTGTTGATGACAGTCGTCTTGACAGAAAGCTCCTTGAGAGGCTCCTCACTGTTTCTTCATACCAAG TTACATTTGTGGATTCTGGTGATAAGGCTCTAGAATACTTGGGATTGATTGATAATATTGATGAAGAGAATCAGTATCAAACGTCATCGTCTTCGCCCAAGTCATCTCTGCACGACAAG TTGCAGGTATCAAAAATTAACTTGATCATGACAGATTATAGCATGCCAGGCATCAGCGGTTTTGATTTGCTGAAAAAAGTCAAG GATTCATTTTGGAGAGACATCCCGGTTGTAATTATGTCATCTGAGAATTTaccatcaagaataaatat GTGCTTGGAAGGAGGTGCAGAAGATTTCCTGTTGAAACCTGTAAAATTATCCGATTTAAGGAAACTTCACTCACATCTCCTCAATTCTCATTGCCAAAAACAAGACAAAGATAGCATCAAGTACAAGGAGAACACCACGCTATTGGAGACAAGACCTCTCCCTGTCCTGTCCATGAATTAA